The Vanrija pseudolonga chromosome 1, complete sequence genomic sequence TCActcgcgcggccgccgagccagctACATTACCCTAGTAGATCCACCACTGCATGTGCCTAAAACTCTGATATGCATGTTTAAAGCAATACAAGGCGGTGTCGCCGGTGCAGTTCGTGTCGTCTATACAGTCTAGAATACAGATCGGGCCGGGGGGTCGACCGGGAGGGGATTGATGACCGTCGACCCTCGCGCCCCGCTGatcagcgccgtcgcgcgtcaGAATCATGCATTGTCGCctactcgccctcgccctcccacAGCAGCACAGCAAAGCCCACGCAGATCATGCAGGCGCCAGCGAGCGTCTGGATGGTGGGCATGCGACCCATCCACACCgtgtcgatgatggcgacgaggccgataGTGAGGAGGTTTGCGacggacgaggtcgtcgggcCCCAAATGCCGATGAGGACCATGAGGCCTGCGTTCTGGGCATATATGTCAGTGGCTTCCCCTGGCGCCACCAGCTACACCACTCACATAGATCGAGCCGCCGGCACACACGACCacgaggatgccgagcaGCTTGGCCCCCCTTGGCTGGACGTACGGCTCCACCCCGGTCCACGAGAGGATCGGAATCGGCACCCACAGCAGCACGAGGGTCGCGAAGCCGATCGCGGACGTGAGGAAGTTGGCGTGGAACGCCTCGGGCAGCTGCGGCAGGCGCGCGTGGTGCCCCACCGCTGGGGGCTGGAGCGGCGCGTAGTGCCCCGGCGGGGTGCTGTCGCCGTTTGTCTCGCCGTTGGGCATGTCGCCCTTTGGCAGGAGCGGGGTCCTCGAGCCCTGTCTCTGCGGCCGCGGGGCGGATcccgagccgagcgcgatgtcgttgtcctcgtcgtccgactcgggcTCGGAGACGATCGATGGTGTCGGCGGTGCGTCGAGGCTGCGCCGGCCGCTCTCGGCGTCATGGCGCGCGTGGGCATGCCGCGGTTCCGCAGGCGACTCGGGCAGGACCATCTTGTAGACTACCTCGTagaggccgaggagcaccgcgccgacgaccatgacgaggtcgccgaaCACGCGCCCTTTGCCCATCTCGCCTGGGCTCGtgccgtcgagcgtgagcacgatgacgccggcgaacgcgagcgcgatcgcCAGCACGGTCGTGCGCGTGAGCcgcgtgccgaggaggagcagcgagAAGAAGTAGGCGTGgaacgcgctcgtcgcgtaGATGGCTGTGATGTCCATGGCGGGCGAGAACGCCATGGCGATGTACCAGCACAGCGCGGGCGCCGAGATGAGGAGCGTGAGCGGGGTGATCTTGCGTGTCAAggggcgcgcgagcgcgcgccatcgcggcgctgTGCCGAACTGGtccgcgagcacggcgcgcaggtTACGCAGCAGCCCCTttgcgcgagcgcgagctccgcGCGGGCCAGAccgcagcgcgagcacgagcaggtGGACTGGGAAGACGAGGGTGAAGCTTGCGTGCGTTACGAAGAAGGAGAAGTAGGGCTTGTCGAAGCCGAGCGTCGAGGCCATGTAggacgccgcctcggtctgccacgccgaggccaggacaatgccgacgagcacgacgaaCGGGCCGTAGAATGTGCGGGCGTGGGCCGGGGCGTCcactgccgcgccgccggcggggctcggcgcgcgggacGAGGTCATGCTGTTGAGGAggtggggggaggaggaCTAGAGTGGCGGCGATTGTGTTGGTGTTGTTTGTGTTTGCATTGCGGGTCGAGGCGCGGAAGTGAAGTGGACAAGAGAAGGATGAAACGCTGTGGGGCGGTGATGATGACCGGCCAAGtggtggcgcgtggcgcgccgcgcagggTGGCGGCAGGTGGGTCGCGTGACGTCTCCTGCGGTGGCTTGCCTGCTTCAAACTGATACACAGAGCTCCAAACGCTGCGTCAGTTTGCGCaagccgagcgcggcgcagtggTGGTGCGTGGCGGGCAGCTCGCGCGACCCGTGCATCCCGGCACGCTCCCGACGACCCTCGCGACCATCTTATcgcggcacgcacggcagcgagcgagcaaccCCGCTAAACCTTACTGCCGCGTAGTCGCGCAGTCGCATCCCGGTGGATCAATCCCATAACCAAGCCATATATACAGCCCACATCAAGTACAACTACACAACCGCGTCAAACACCTTGCGCCAGAGACTCcgccccgcctcgtccttctcctcccgCACGTCCTCGTACACGTTGAACACCATGTCCTCGTACGGCACGACCTTGCACCGCGTCCAGAGCTTGTGCCCGCCATACACGACGGGGAAGAGCATGATGGGGAGGTAGGTCGTGATGAACGTCGGCGTGTCCCATGCGCCTTTGAGGAAGACGTTGTAGCCGGAGAAGCTAGGCGTGGGTCAGCACGGGTGTGTGGCAGGGtggcaggcgcggcgcgacgtacAACAGGATGATGGAGATCAGCACCGCGGCGTACTttgccgcggcggcgcgccgtgtcAGCACGTTGGTGTACGgcaggtcggcgcgcgggaCGCGCTGTAGGCGCAGGCCCTTCTCGAAGCGGATGTGGGTAATGCATACCTGGGCGCGACGTCAGTGTCTACTCAGTCACCCTCtcgcgccactcaccccccACCACATCAGCAAACCACCGGCCGAGCCCAGCGTGGCAAGGTAGCCAAAGGCCGTCCCCGCACTGCTCTTAATGCTCATGtacgcgagcgcgccgaacAGCGCACAGCTCAAAATCGCGACGtacggcacgccgcggcggctcgtGTGGCCGAAGATCTTGGGCGCGTGCCCGTTGACCGCGAGGCCGtggagcgcgcggctcgacgtAAACAGCTCCGAGTTGGCGGCCGACAACCCAGACGCGAGCAACGCGGCGTTGACAATCGTGGGGAGCACCTTGATTCCCGCCGTCTGGATGGCGATGACGAACGgggacgcgagcgccgtgccgctgTTCAAGCCCAAGCGCGGGTCGTCGCTCGGCACAGTGATGCCGATGACGAACACGCCCAGGATGTAGAACAGCAGGATACGAATGTAGACGTTGCGGATTGCCCTCGGGACGTTCTTGCGCGGGTTCTGcgtctcgcccgcggcgaTAGCGACGATCTCCGAGCCGATGTACgagaaggcggcgcgcgtgagcgtcgaccagaagccgaggaagcggccgagcgcgccgtcgaccccCGGCGCCTGCACGAACGGCCCGGGGTTACGCCAGTACTTGAACCCGATTGCTGGGGCACccttgacgccgccagcggaGATGACGATGTCGACGATGATGAGCCCGACAATCAGAAAAATCTTGACGTACGACAGCCAGAACTCGGTCTCGCCGTACCATGCCGAGCCCATCATGTTGATGCccaccgcggcgacgaggaagatgcTGATCCACACGGCGTTGTTCACGCTCGTGTTCCACAGGTTTATGAGGACCGCGATGGCGGAGAGTTCCGAGGGCAGGAAGATGGTCCACGTGTACCAGTAGAACCAGCCCAGCGTGAAGGAGAGCGACTCGTCGACGAAGCGCGCGGCCAGGGAGATGGCTCCGCCCGGCAAAGGGGACGCGCTCACCATCTCGCCGAGCGAGATCATCACGGCGTACGTCACGCTGCCCATGATGCTGAAcgcgaggaggatgccgagcGGCCCGCCCTcctgcagcgccgcgccagtgTATAAAAACAGGCCGGTGCcgctgggcgtgtcagcgccACTACATCGCCAGCCGACGCAACTCACAGCACGCCGCCAATACTGATCATGGTCAAGTGTCGGCTCTTGAGCCCGCGGCTCAGGTCCATGTCCTCGCCGTGTACCGCTGCGTCGGCAGCAGGCGAAGGCGACGCGAGGCGGACctctgcgccgcccgcgtccttgtcctcgtacTCGACCTTGTCGGTGCTCATCGCGCTGGGATgtggggctggctgggcaggCGTGCCGCGGCCCCAGCCGCGCAGCTATATATGCACCCAGTCAGGCGATGTCAGTCAGTATCCATGAGTCGGTCGAGAAAAGGAACAAACTCCTCCCTTCCCCTGGTTACCTGCCTCGCCTCCCTCcactcgccgcggccccgccccgccggccgctcagtgcccacccccaccccctcggGCCGTAAGTATTACAAGCCACAATCTGTTTGTTCGGTGACTCCTCGGGTCGGGTGGTGGGGTCGGTCGGGAAGGCCAGATCTGGGCATATCGTCACATGCGCGCGTGTCGCGGGTGCGTTCCGCGCGCATGCATGCGTCGGCTCTTATCGTGGGGCGCTCGCTCTCTGCTGCCTATGTACGGTGAGTGAAGGCATGGACGAAGACGCGACGCATACGCCCACCGGTCATCACCTGGCCACGCCTGGCCAAACAccccaccacggccaccacgtCACGTCCCGTATTCCTGGGCCAGGCTAGCCAGCACGCATACGCGCCAAGATAACAGAGCTTATGCGCTAGatgcgcgccggcgacgacgcaggccgaggccccACCCCGCTCCCTCCTCCGCAGCTCCTCAGCGGCGACTGCCATGTCTGCCGGGTCTGCCGaccgaggcaggcaggcaggcagcgaggcagCGAGGCAGCCAGTCAGTCACCCGGAACCCATTCCGACACTCACGACCAGTCGCCGACGCGTGCAcgctgcgccgacggccgtgcCCCCCACCCGCGCTTCATGACACCTGATAGCTGACACTTCACCCATTGGCCAACCCAACCAACCACACCGCGTCGCACCAGTCAACCCCCATCCATACCCTATGCGCTcctcaaccaccaccaccaataTGGATAGCAATGTGGAGATAGACTAGATTCCGATTAGGCCtcagccttggcctcctccgcggcggcggcgggggcagcagcagcctcagcctcgggctcctcgcttgcctcgtcggcaccctcggcgacagcagcaTTCTGCTTCTGCAGCTTGGCGACAACCTTTTCGACGCGCTCAATCTCGGCCTGGCACCGTCAGCTTTGTTGTtccacacccaccacgccacacccaccttggTCTTGGCCTCAGAGTTGGCCTCGAACCACGTCTTCTTcgtctcgaggtcggtgacAGTACGCGCAACGTCCTCCTTGTTGGAAGGAGGCGAGATGCCAAAGGCCAGGAGCGCAGACAGCAGGTTCATGGGCAGGTTGACGGATTCGGAAGCCGCAGAGGCAGAGGGGGTAGCGGCGCCCGAagcgccggccgacgcgccgcccttctttccgcccttcttcttcttcgagCCACCAAAGAagccctcgagctcctcatccttcttcttgagctGCATGCCCTTGAAGTCGGCCTCCACCTTGCGAACCTCGATCGCCTTGACACCCTGGATCGAAGGCGCCGCAGACGCAGCCTCCTTGGCAGATGCAGACGTCTCGGgaacctcgccgacgccgtacTTGCCGGCAAAGTAGTTGATGAGGATGCGCGCGTCCTCAATCTCGGCAGCGTATGCCGGCGCAcgggcctcctcgcgcagacggacaatctcctcctcgcggcgcgcagcgtcctccttggccttctcagCCTTGAATCGGTCGTTGCGGGCCTGGCGGATCGCAGCGATCTTCTGGTGGTAGTGGTCCTTCTGCTCGCGGAACTTttcggccagctcgcgcttaGCGGCGTACAGCTCGTCCTGCATCCGTCAGCCGCCtgcaccccacccccacacagTCCCACGCACCATCTTGGTAGACAGggcgctgcgctcgtcaAACAGCTTGTTGCGCTCCTGGAACGCCTTGTCACCCTCGGCACGGAGCGCGTCCAtctccttcttgagctcgtcaaACCTGTCGCtgaccttcttggcctcggggtcgtcgagcttcttcttgaTCTCCTCAATgttggccttgtcggcaGCAATAGCGTCGTCGGaagacgagctcgactcgagCGTCTTGCGCGCACGGCGGAGCGTCGTGATCTCCTGGagcgccttcttctcgtcgacaAGCTTCATGGATCCAGACTCGATCTGGGCGTTGAGGTCGCTGCGGGGTTAGCTGGTTACGAAGCCGTCCTAACCCACGTAATGCGGTTGTCGATCTGCGAGACGTTGTTGAAGCCAGTCTTGCCGCGCTGGGTCTGCACGTCCTTGATCTTCTTCTGCACGCCGTCCTGGAGCTTTCGGAGCTCGTCAAAGAGCTTGGAGCGCTCGGCCTTGAACTTTCCCTGCTCTCCACGGAGCGTGTccatctcggccttgagggtGGTGCGGCGGTCGTTCGACCCGGGGCTCTGCGAGAGCGCGATGCGGCCACGGACAGCCTCCTGCACGAGACGTTAGCCTGCCCTCTGCGCACGCTCGCATGTCCGTGTCCACTCACGAGCTTGGTCTTGACGGCGGCAATCTCCTTGTTGAAAGCCTCCTGCTCAGAGTTGTACTTGTCCTGGTCGGGCTTTCCGCCGACATGgtcagcgccgtcgtgcgcggcggcaggggccGCTTTTGATGCGCCGTTGGCACCGCCGGCCGCAGCCCCGTTGCCCTTGGGGGCGTTGGGCTTTTGGGAAGAGGTGGTGGGCGGCATGACTGGTGGTGTGAGAGATGAGATTGTTGACAAAATGGGGGAAGGTGCATGATCGCTGCGACGCTGGCTGCACGCTGGCTCTCCGcccactggctggctggcgttcCACATCGACTTTCCTGGACGCGGCGTGGTGTCACATTTTGATCCCGTTAAACCATGTGGCACTGCCCTTTTGTGGCGCATTGGGCGACATCCGGCGCATCCGGCGAGAGTCAAGAAGGGGTTTTATGAGGATTCATTCTGCCAAACGAGCGGGCACTGCAAGCTCGTAGGGCACCAAACAATACTACAACTGAAAAACTTAGGCTTAGGTTTAGACTGAGGAGGCAACTTGGACTTGAGAGAAAGAAACTTGTCCCACTGGGGGGACGACTGGGGCTGGCGCGAATCGCAATTAGACACCAGCGACAGTGTTGAGGATACCGGCGGGGTTCTGCGTGTGTCAGTGACTGCGGAAGCACCACCCCGCTTCCACTCACAGCCGACGGGTCCCACTCCCAGAACATGACACTGCCCGGCCAGCCAAGGGAAGATTTGCCCTGGCTGACGCACGAGCCGAGCGCAGAGGGGCTCATGTAGCTGTTTTTGGTCAGCCTGTGCTGCGTTGCAATGCGGCGACTTACCCGCTGTTGGCGCCAGCGCTGGTGAGGGgcttgccgaggacgagcttggcgaggggGATGCCGTCGTGGCTGttgagctcgccgctcgaggTGTAGGGCCACGAGGTGGGGGCCGAGTTGAAGAGGAGGGACTGGTGGTGTTAGCGCTGCTGGGGGTGGCGCACCCACGTTGCAGTCAGTGTAGGCCGAGCCCTGGTTGTAGTACTGAAGGCTGTAGAAGTCGATGGTGTTGCCAACCTGGTCGTTCACGGCAGCGTAGGCGCCGTCCGAGTAGCAAGAGCGGCAGAACCAGGGGGCAATAGGAGCTGTGTGTTAGCGGGAGTTGAGGATTCTTGCATACCGTGAGAGATAAGGTAGTTGGGGCCGAGGTTGTTGCGGAGGGCCTGCTGGAACTCTGAATGGTTAGAAGGGCATTGCGCTGCTTGGTGTACTCACGGACGAGCCAGTTGACCGAGGTGCCACCGTTAACAGCGTTGAAGTCTGGTAGTTAGCATTACCCAGTGAGCGGCACCCACCCTCGTAGTCAATGTCGACACCGTCAAGCTGCCACTGGCGAACAAAGTTGGCAATCGTGTTGGCAAGGGTGACGGGGTTCTGGCCATTCGAGGTGGGGGCGTCTGCAAGTCAGTTCAGTCACATGGTAACTCCGCACCGGTCGAGCCGAAGGCGGAGACCATGATGGCCTTTCCGGCGGCGTGGTACGAGTTGAGGATCGAGGTGCGGGTGTTCTGGTCGAGCTGGGTCCAgaggacggcgtcgtcgacagcacCAACGGTCATGTCAAAGGCGAGGACAAAGCGGTTGaagccgccgagctgggccaCAGTGGGCATGTTACCGCCAGCGAGCCAGGCTGGAGTCGGGTCAGCTGCGGCCCAGGTGGTTCACTCACAGTCGGCGTAGATGACGTAGTGGGGAGCGTTGAACTTGCCGGGGGTAACGGTCTGGACGGGGGGAGCAGacgacgtggtggtggtggcgggggccTGGGTGGTCGTAgtggcaccaccaccaccgccgccgccggcctgccACGAGTAGACACAGCCGACGCTGGGGGACGTGCTGATGAAAGTCAGTATGGGTGGCCAGCCGTCGGGAAGCGATAGCGCCTCCGTGGGGTCGTTCCGAGGACGGAAGGGAAGCCCCAGCGTATCTGCTCCCGAAGGACTCACGAGCAGACGAGGCCACCGGAGCAGGTAGCCATGTTGACCCAAGCGCTGTTGACGCACTCTGCGTTGTTAGACAATTCGGGAGGAGCACTGACCCTGGAGAACTTGGCCCGAGCACGACCAGgagccgctcgagcagcCGCGCTTGCCACCATGGTGGGTCGTGGCGTTGAGCTTCGGGTGGATAGCGGTCGGCGGCCAGTGCTGCGGCTTCCAGACGTAACCCGGGGGGAGGCTAgtgaggcggcggggcgcgtTGGCCTGGTCGCGTGAGCtgtgggtgctgctgctgctggtcctgCTGCCAGCGCGACTTACAGGCTTGGCGGGCGCCGCGAGAGCGAACGGAACAAGGAGCGCAGTAAGGATCGAGGGCAGGATCATTCTGTTGTTCTGTGTAGTGTAGAGACTGTTGCTGTATGGAGCGAGTGTGTGAAGGGAGCTTGGTCGGGGCTCAAGTCTCGTGAGGGGTCTGGGgaagaggatgaggagggcagcgacgcggCCTTAAGTATCTTCCAGAGGTCGTTAGGGGCGAGagagacgacggcgagaccAGATGGATAAGCCAGCTCACGACCACTCGGCAAGGCTACCCGGGTGGGGGATCAAGACGGGTGGGGACATCAGCAAAGGGATGAAAgagcgccgagagcgccacggcgcgtcCGCCGACAAGAGAAATGATacggcgagcagggcgaTAAGAGTGGGTGCGCCGGGACGTGTCAGTAAGCCACACCCCCGCCAAATCGGCGCGCAcgcatgcacgcacgcagaCACGTCGTtctggcggcgcgtggaTGCTACGGCGCGTCCCGTACTTGCCGGGATCGCGGGCCGgttgggcggggcggcgcgtgcgtgaTTGATTGAGTGATTGAGCAGGAAGGAGGTCGCGCGAGCAAAGCTGAGCTGCGCAGGGGCACGACATGACCGTGCGAGCCCCACAGGTTGGGTCGGCTGTACATTGCTCCAGCTTGGACACGGGTGAGTCACTGCAAGTGCCTGTTTCATCCACTTCTTTACCTGTTTGTTACGTGCGGTTGACTGCTTCGTTTGCTCGTGTGCCAGTATGCCACATGCCACTCAAGCTCGCTGGTCACGTGATGTTGGTGGCTTACGGATTGTCGCGCTTGGGCCTCCACTTTGGACGATCACCTGCTAGTCGGCGTTGCGTCACCACCTTTGGTGTGTCTCTCTTCTCGTCTTCCCATCCTCCTTGACATACCCATACATCCCACAACACTGTAAGTTGCTCAGAGCCATCATCCACTTCCTCTTATGCCTGCCCAGCTGCCCTGAGCTTGTTCCTACGCGCCGGCTACCCTCGAACTGAGAAAGGTCGACTACAGGCGAACGCTGAGCTCTTGGTTACCCTCGCTACAATCACCTCCCCCGATCAAGTTTGGTTCGGCACTATGAATCTCGCACACTGGGCCAATCAGGCAGGCTGGAGCGACCGCGAAGCTGTCAAGGGACTGACTCATCGAGACATTTGCCAACGGCACACTTTCGGAAACACCTGCGTTCGTCCGTGAACGCAGCAAGACGCTGGCGTCTATTGTTTGGAAGTATCACAAGCAACTGTCAGACATTGTCCAACGGCATGAGGCTACGATACAGAAACGTTGGGCGAAGAAGACCAAGGCCCAACGGCTTAGAATCTTGCTCAGTGCTTGGCCTAATATGCTGCCCATCCACCGGCCTGAGCTTGAGGCTTACAAACGTCGGTCTCCCAACCCCCTCGACGCGGACGAACGGGACGTATACATGTTCCCTTATATCAATCAAGAAGACTTGGTCAAACCCAGGACTttcccgctcctcctcaacgcTAGGGCTAGGAATCTTCCTTGCGACTTCGCCGGAGCGGACCTTAATGCCATGCATCTCGGCTCGGTTTTAGGCGTGATATCCTGCAAGTACCTCAACGAGCACACCATGATGCTCAATGGCATGCGCAATCCCGACGATTACGGCAAACTGCTATCCTGGGACGACCACCCTGAAGCCATGAAGTGGATGGTCACCAAGCAGTTTCAACCTGGAGACGGCTTACTTGTCCTCGAGGTGCAAGGTCGTATCCTCGAGTTTCTGGCCAAGTGTGCACAGCAACTCCTTTCCGACATCCCTATTGACCGGTTATTGTCTGAGGAGTATCCTGTGCTGCCAGAGCCGTCGTTAGCACCCGAAGCAGCGACTTCCTTGGtcaactcgctcgctgacctcgccgaggaggccccGTAtcgcctgccgcgcgccaTCGACTTAGCTCGCATCGAGTTCCTTTTACAAGCTCGCTATGATCAGGCTGTGGACCATTTGTGGACGCTGCGTGAAGATCCAGGCTACTTGGCAGAGCAATACCATGAACATGAGCAACATCGGCACGAAAACATCCGTGATACCTTGGGAGGAAAACACCCGATCTTTGCAGCTTCCCGGGTGGACAACTTCACCAGTCGTGTCGTCCGGGAGATGATTCTCCAAGCTTCCTTGCACGTGGTGACGTTCCCGGAGCTACTGGCAGAGTGCCGCTCATTGAGGCGGCTGCACGCTCGGTACGGCGCCCAACTGAGCCCGCTGGATGAGCTACCGGAGCCGTACTTGCAAGCCATCCTCGAGTTTCGACATCACCTTCAACAAGCGTCCAAGCAGTTGTTCCGCCAACTCAGGAATTCCGCGCCATCCTCACCGCCTTTGCGAAAGTATTGGGCCCGACGACCGACAACCAACATCGATAGAATTGAGGCGTTCCCTCTTGAGGTCTCGGGCGAGCCGCAagcccttgccgagcttcTCTGGTTCCTGCAGACATTGTGGGAGGATGGCCAGGTTCTCAGTCGCCTCACTTTCGAATTCGTCATCGAGTCTCTGATCAAGCACATTGAGACTCAGGCCGAACAATACGTCACCAACCACCTCGGCACTATCAT encodes the following:
- the LYP1_2 gene encoding Lysine-specific permease, translating into MSTDKVEYEDKDAGGAEVRLASPSPAADAAVHGEDMDLSRGLKSRHLTMISIGGVLGTGLFLYTGAALQEGGPLGILLAFSIMGSVTYAVMISLGEMVSASPLPGGAISLAARFVDESLSFTLGWFYWYTWTIFLPSELSAIAVLINLWNTSVNNAVWISIFLVAAVGINMMGSAWYGETEFWLSYVKIFLIVGLIIVDIVISAGGVKGAPAIGFKYWRNPGPFVQAPGVDGALGRFLGFWSTLTRAAFSYIGSEIVAIAAGETQNPRKNVPRAIRNVYIRILLFYILGVFVIGITVPSDDPRLGLNSGTALASPFVIAIQTAGIKVLPTIVNAALLASGLSAANSELFTSSRALHGLAVNGHAPKIFGHTSRRGVPYVAILSCALFGALAYMSIKSSAGTAFGYLATLGSAGGLLMWWGVCITHIRFEKGLRLQRVPRADLPYTNVLTRRAAAAKYAAVLISIILFFSGYNVFLKGAWDTPTFITTYLPIMLFPVVYGGHKLWTRCKVVPYEDMVFNVYEDVREEKDEAGRSLWRKVFDAVV
- the SPAC458.02c gene encoding putative protein, producing MPPTTSSQKPNAPKGNGAAAGGANGASKAAPAAAHDGADHVGGKPDQDKYNSEQEAFNKEIAAVKTKLEAVRGRIALSQSPGSNDRRTTLKAEMDTLRGEQGKFKAERSKLFDELRKLQDGVQKKIKDVQTQRGKTGFNNVSQIDNRITDLNAQIESGSMKLVDEKKALQEITTLRRARKTLESSSSSDDAIAADKANIEEIKKKLDDPEAKKVSDRFDELKKEMDALRAEGDKAFQERNKLFDERSALSTKMDELYAAKRELAEKFREQKDHYHQKIAAIRQARNDRFKAEKAKEDAARREEEIVRLREEARAPAYAAEIEDARILINYFAGKYGVGEVPETSASAKEAASAAPSIQGVKAIEVRKVEADFKGMQLKKKDEELEGFFGGSKKKKGGKKGGASAGASGAATPSASAASESVNLPMNLLSALLAFGISPPSNKEDVARTVTDLETKKTWFEANSEAKTKAEIERVEKVVAKLQKQNAAVAEGADEASEEPEAEAAAAPAAAAEEAKAEA